The following nucleotide sequence is from Corylus avellana chromosome ca7, CavTom2PMs-1.0.
agaaagagactgaCGGAGATATCGGGGAGTGACGTGGTGGGGTTCAGCGGGCAGTGACGTTTGGCGTGGGTGGTGGCAGTGGCGAGAGGGGGTGTtgaacggttttttttttttaagaataagaaTGGTGGGTTAAAACATGTGTTTTGTTAGCATGTATTTGTTTTATTCGAAGCTGACGTGGTGACCTCTAAATGGTGGGCATAAAAGCCTTGTTTTGTGCAACGACCGCACTGAAATTATTCTCTTGATGGGGTGTAAGGGTGTAAATGAGCTGAGcctgagcgagcttcccttgttcgggctcggctcatttactaTAGGGTTAGGCTCGAGGGCTCAAGTTCAGGCTCGAGAGACAAATCCTTACATAATCCAAACAGAAGTTCGGTGAGAGAGGCAGAGACCGGCAAGGAGTGATGGAGACCGGGGACAGAGACAAAGACAGATACCGACAACAGAGATAGAGATTGaagatagatagatagagacCTGCGACAGAGACAAATACCAGCGACATAAACGAATACCGGGGACAGAGACAAGGATCGGTGACAGAGACAAAGACCGCAACAGAGACAGAGATCGGCGAGGAGAGATAGTGACGAGCGTGAGAGGCATTGAGGCAGGCGGGAAAGACAGAGATGAGTGTGAGAGAACTCAGAAGCTCcttaggtttagggttagatGAAATCATGAAAGTAATGAATATATACCCATTggaaaactacgtcgttttttAGTAAGAAATCAATAATTGTTTGTGTAAAACAATGTCAGTTTATAAATTGGTAAAAataaatggtttaaaaaattactaagaaattaagaaaaaatggttaaaaaatataataaaaaaaatttgtattatatatgtataattacagtttatatggacttataagtttataacatacattggaactaagtctctaggtacttaattgttgtattggtatgaatttgtatacttatgagttatgtcatattatatatgtataatttgttattatataatcattaattgatcatatgatataatcatatgaattataatgataatacattaatacttcaactGTGGCTATAAGTAATACATTgtttaatctaatgtcaattacttaatttaatattatacaaatcacattattattgtacataaataatatgattaacttgatttagtatttgaattgtcattgaataatttgaatcaaataattaagtattgatcatatatatttatactattcaatatgcatatatgtataattataatttataacatgtatggacttataagtttataacatacattagaactaagtctctaggtatttaattattgtattagtatgaatttgtatactaATACAACAAATTATACAgttataccatatgattatataatatgatataatgattaatgattatatcaaatatttattattatttactatatatattttatatttcttatatgtgtttatataatatatacatatatatatacacaaatgacacatataaataacaaaataaaaataagttatagAGTATAttagtatatttgttattattgaatAATAATGACTATATAATGTTattttacttaataaaaaatatacgagtcgAGCCTAATAAGATAGCCGAGCCGAGtttgtttcgtttaatattcgagccaaaatttgtgttcatgaaatacctcatttaataatcgagacAAGCACAAATTAACCTTATACGAGCCGATCTCAAGCTCTCTCACTTACACCCCTAATGGGGTGTGTAAGATCACCACTACTGACTCCTAGAAGTAACAAATATTGACATAAATAAATGGAgtattgttatttaataaattgttgtGCACTCTCATGTAATTTGATGATATAATAATGAGAATTAATCTTTAAATTAgtacttaataaataaataaataatagtaacTAATTTTTTTGTCACTACAATTCTATAAGAGTCGATTAAATGTGATTGCTCCAAATAAATAGAACCATTTACTAACTACCAATGCTTCGTAAAGCAATAGATGAAAAGTCAAGTATTTCGGCCATTCATTGGGAGGGGACAAATAGACTCAATAGAGGTACGTTTGAATCAAATTATAGATTTTTGTTGCGTCTTTTGGTGTAATAAGATCTTGGGGTTTGACGCTACAATCTGGTATAGGACAATTGCAATTAACTCGGGTTAACTAATTGGTTAACTTGAAGAAAGGTTAAAGCcagaagaataataataataataaaaataggataattttattattattatctttaccTGAATCATCAATCATGTGATGCAGgtaaagattttaaaattatccaATATGGCACCTCAAAGGTGCAAGTAGCTCCGTCATTCATCATATaggataattttaaaatctatacCTGAATCACATGATTGATGATTAGTTGTTGCCAGATCAGCAtacagtcttttttttttttttttttttaatttcttttttggtgcaTTAGAAGACAACTTGCCCTCCTACTTGAAAATGATTTACCTTTCAGGTATGGTAAATTTTCTGATGCTGTTCAATGGGTGCAAATTTTATGACATTTTACCGACATAAACTACCGACCGACCAACAAATTActcagaaaaaaacaaaaaacaaaaaaataaaacaaccaacaaAGGATGGGCAATGTTATGAGTAGGCAGTTCCAAAGATTCATGGAAAGAGATTGGACTTGCCTTTTACTCTGTATCCAGGACCACATTGATTCCTATCATAAGAtgtcgtcttcttcttcttctttcttcttctttctcttttttttttttttaataatagttATTTTATCTGAGCGTGATCGTAATAACATCTGTCTGTTAAGAACCTATGACAGAAGAAGCATAAACTATGAAAATCATAGGCGTTTTCTCAAACTTAATTAAGCTATAACCTgattcaatttcattaaaatattgatAGAACTTTTAATCAAGCATGAAAATTCTCATTAAAAGAGTCAAACTTATATTTTAATGTTTATGTAATCACCAGAAAAAATTACCTTAAAACCACAAAACCACCACCGTTGATGAGTTTAGATGTGACGTTCTTGAATCTGCATGCAGAGTACATCTCATACTGACTATGACAATCCACTAGAGTGGTgccaaaagatgaaaataagGGTATTTGCAAGTTTAATAAATATCACAAAGTGTTTGAAAGTATAAGACAGGCTAGCTAGCCAGGTGCTCTGCATTTTGTggaaagggtaaaaaaaaataataataatctcagtAAATATTAATCTAACAACAACTTGTAGTTGTTGCCACCTACTGATTAAtatctacatatatataattaataattaatcaatGAAGTAACCTGTCATTTCAGACACGTTAAGTGTAGAAGTTGTGCGAAGCTTGACCTTTATCTCATTATCTGGGACTGAAAGTGTAGCATTTTTGAAATGACATGCTTAGATTCTGAAAGAAAATCTTGCCCAGATTTGGCTCTTTGGTGGCCTGCACAGAAGTGACATTAATTGATACCATAATTATCTCAGCCCATAAAATCACTGTCACCCCTCACTACACATAATGCAAGGATAAGAATTCAcgataattatttatttatttatttttaattgacaGTGTAAAAAAGTTTATATGGGATTTTCTTATTTAAGTAAATTTTGAGTTCTTTGGGCTTTTACTTGAACATGTAggttttatatgaaatttttgtattatttgattaaattattagcaatttacTCCAGAAAATGCACCCCCTAAAGGGTTGGTGGTTGTTAGTGGGCCTTTGTTTGTTCGGCATCGGCTGACAAAAGGCCTGTGTAggtagtgttttttttatggGGCTGAGCTTTGCTGTACtaagaagatgatgatgggTCACTAAACTTGGGCCTTTGGTCCTGGATGGCATCCAAAGCTCTATACACAGAGGTTGGGCTGAAAGTTGACTACTAGTAAACTTCCAATGGCAAAGTGTTCCGAGGAACCAATAATAGTAAACCCCATTTGGGTTTGCAAGCCACCCAAACCCACATGGGGAAGCCACAAAGCCACCCATGGGTGTTGGGGTGGGCCACCCCAACACCTGTTGAGATGGCTGCAGCCAACATATGGtgagtttgggggtggccgagggCGGCAGCTCCAccgctggccaccccttcaatttttgttgatttaattttttaattaaattaataaaaatattaatatctaaaagtgatgtgaaaaaaaaaaaaaaaaaaaaaaagttgacatgACAAAAGGGTGAGTTTTGAGAGTAAATAATGGACGTTAGACATTTGGAAGGAATGTAACGGAATGACTTATGATATCTTTTTTATTGACTCGGGgagtaaaaatttaaaacaaaaagttgagggagttttttgttttcacgcATTGACTTAGGGATTTATTAGAAACTTTCCATACTTTTTCATCAGTAATATATTATTTGtgtcaatatatttttttttttgtttgaaaaacaattataaGGTAAACTTTAGAAAACAAACTTTCACTCATTTTGACACTACTCTCGAAGCTTACAAACTCTTAAaagggtatcgaactttcaattaaTTACCCTCTTCtgttcaaaattctcaaaatacccttaTTTGTGActaattgtcttttttttttcttttctttttttctgggttttgacATACATGCATAAAGACTATGAGGAGACCCACCCAAaagcccttttaaaaaaaaaaaaaaaaacaaaaacaaaaacaaaaacaaaacaaaaaaaattccgaTAGTCAACCTTCTCAAAAAGCTAACTCAAACAGGATTTAGGAGGTGATTAGACTACTCCAAAATAGTTGAAgaggtggctgaaccactcaATATGGAGGGACAACAGGGGTGGAGATGAGAGAGGAGGGAACGGGAGAGGAATTCATCGGTAGTAGGGAGATGGCGTAGGACTAAAGGGAGAAGCGGCAGTGTCAAAGAGGCGAGGAGATTCTATTGAAAATGagattgagaattttttattttttattttcacgtGAATCATTAGCGTCTCAAAGATCGAATCAATAATCAGAATTGAGAGAATTGCAAACTTCTCTAATACAATTGTACGGGATCTCAATCAAGCAAAATGCTAGATTTTTCCAACTTGTAATTAAAGCAAAAAAGTAAAGGGTTTTTCTCGTAGAGCATAAGAAAGAGACACTATGATTTATGAGCTACTAATTTCCTTTCCTCAAAAAAGATGATTTATTGGCGAAAGCAGAAGAGCAAAGGCCGGCAGCTGCAGAGAgccattataaatttataattaacgAGCCACTTATCATAAAGAAGATGATTTATGAGGCAAGCAGAGCAACAGAAGGCAGCTGAAACCGTGTTATCATGGCCCATGGTTCTTATCAAGTGGCCCTCCTTTCCAGCTAACTTGCTTCCCTCAAACGGATGAATCACCTTTCTGAATCAACGCCATTGATAGCAGACAGTCCCAGGAAGTGCTCGCCATTCATTGTGCGCCACTCGGGTTTTCATCCACAGCAATGATTATGCAGCATGCggtttttctgttcttttctaAGTGAGTGGGGCAGCAGTTCAATTTGGATGAGAAAAGTGTTGGGAATGAATTTAATTTGAGCACATTTGCATTTTCCATGGTATAACTTGTGTCCAAGAAGAGTTGGGAATTTAATTTGAGCACATTTGCAGCCTCTTTAGAAAGCATTGTCTCTCTCATTTGTCATCTGGCAGCTGTTTGATATTCAAACCTTTGTATACAAGCTGTGATCAATCTGGTCTAATCTCTCTGTTTCAATTGCACATGTGGGATTTTTTGACCATTTGGTGGTTCCTAATGTCTAAATAATTACTTTACCAATCTGATTTTCATTCAAACCCGTGGGAGGACATTTGCAACCCATAAAAGCAGCACAAATACCAAATACTAGACAgaataaacaattattttggcCATTAGTAAAAACTCCACATGATTTTTGTTCTAATGATTGTCTTTATCATGATTGTCTTTGCTGTTAAGCTCTAGTCTACATACCAGATACCATGAATTCAAAATTACTTCTGCAGAAATCGGCATCATCATCCCTTTTGCACATGCAATTACCAAATCTTTGACTTTGACAAAAggtatagagagagagatctcAGCAACATATGAACATGAAAGGAAAAAGGGATGTTTCCATTATCAATGGCCTCTTCTAAGCACACCGCATTTTTACATTCATTCTTGATTCTTAATCTTACAACAACAAAGATACACCTCTACTGTGCATTACAAACCAACCCTCTACCAGTTTTCTGAAATTGAaaaccttgaaaaaaaaaaaaaaagacttgcaTTCTCTTGATACATAATAGAAAAAGCTTAATAGTAATAATTCTATAATAAGGAGAGCAAAATTCTTAAACCCAAAACCCCAAACACTGCCCTAGAGAGGTTGCTGCATTGTCACCAATAAGGGACTGGTGACACTGTGCTTCCCATCAGACCATACTATAGAACCAGTCATCATGTGAGAGCTCCCAGGGGAGAGCTTAATTGCCCTGGCTTGCACCCTAACAAGGAAGCTCAATTTCTGACCCACCCTCCTGAACAAGAGCTTTTCCGGCTGCACCGTCACCGTGGTTCCACCGGGCGGCCTAACCGTAACATGGTATGCCGAATTGGGGTCCCCAACATTGGTCACAGTCCGAATAAAATGCGTAGACAGCTTATGCTTCCCATATTGTTGAAACACTGCAGACAATGAAGGGTAATTCAAATTCCCAACATGGCCAGCCCTTTTCGCCCGGCTGCAATCCGCAATCTTCCTAGTAATCATTTGGATGTTCTTGATAGTGTAATTGGAATTGCAAAGGAAATCCATGTAATCATACGAACTAATATCGTAAACCAGACCAGGATCCATGGCCTTCTCCGGATGAACATGGCCAGCCCCAAAATCCATATAGGTGGAAACATTCCCGGTGGACTCATCCAACATGGTTCCACCACCACGATTATCCACAGTATAAGCAGTAGTCATGAGCGCCGACCTTATTGCCGCCGCACTCCATTCCGGGTGTGCTGCTTTCAGCAATGCAGCCAAGCCGGAGACATGGGGGCAAGCCATTGAAGTGCCGGAGAGTATATTGAACTCTGTTCTGCGCTTATCGGAAGGAATGCCCGAGGGCCCAACTCTGTCAGGCCAAGCAGCAAGAATGTTCAATCCCGGCGCGATCACATCGGGCTTCAGTATCTCTGGGGTCTCCGGATTAGGCCCCCGAGCCGAAAACGATGCCACCACTGGGGCAGGCCTCACTCCCAGCCTTGTCCCCTTGAAGACAATGGTTGCCACCGCCGGCGACTTCGAGGCCTCCGTGATGTACTTTCTCATCTCGTCACCCCCTGATGCGCCGACGGCAGTGGCCGGCAGCACGTGGCAATCGGCCACCAATCCTTCCCCATCGAAAACCCCATTGGCTAAGATCATACCAAAACCCCCGGCTTTTTTCACCACATCACCTTTGGCAGCTCTCGAATTGATCCCCCTGTCGCACAACACGATCTTGCCTTTCACCAAATTGGGGTCCAAAGAACCTTCCAAACACAACGACGACGAGTACCCATCCCCGCTTCCACCACCTTGTGTGGTCCCGGCGTATACCAACGGGTACATCCGACCCGGAGTTAAACCCGGACCGCCGTAAACACTCATACCCGGTATGATTTTCCCATTTCCGAGCTTGACATCGGCTGGGAAATCCCTGTCAATGGTGCCGGCACCGACAGTTGTGACCCAGGGAGCAA
It contains:
- the LOC132186939 gene encoding subtilisin-like protease SBT1.5, coding for MFVACFCGRVEQSTTISLLFPMASSPTLLLLLFLLSLTSICSSFSSGAGDDRTKTTYIVQVQPDAKPSVFPTHQNWYESSLSALTNATLHPPVESSGGSRIIHTYSTIFHGFSARLSPSEAQSLRSLSHVLSLIPEQVRHLQTTRSPHFLGLKTSDSTGLLKESDFGSDLVIGVIDTGIWPEHKSFGDRDLGPVPSKWKGRCVAAKDFPASSCNRKLIGASFFCGGYESTNGKMNETTESRSPRDSDGHGTHTASIAAGRYVFPASTLGYARGVAAGMAPKARLAAYKVCWNSGCYDSDILAAFDAAVADGVDVISLSVGGVVVPYYLDAIAIGAFGASDAGVFVSASAGNGGPGGLSVTNVAPWVTTVGAGTIDRDFPADVKLGNGKIIPGMSVYGGPGLTPGRMYPLVYAGTTQGGGSGDGYSSSLCLEGSLDPNLVKGKIVLCDRGINSRAAKGDVVKKAGGFGMILANGVFDGEGLVADCHVLPATAVGASGGDEMRKYITEASKSPAVATIVFKGTRLGVRPAPVVASFSARGPNPETPEILKPDVIAPGLNILAAWPDRVGPSGIPSDKRRTEFNILSGTSMACPHVSGLAALLKAAHPEWSAAAIRSALMTTAYTVDNRGGGTMLDESTGNVSTYMDFGAGHVHPEKAMDPGLVYDISSYDYMDFLCNSNYTIKNIQMITRKIADCSRAKRAGHVGNLNYPSLSAVFQQYGKHKLSTHFIRTVTNVGDPNSAYHVTVRPPGGTTVTVQPEKLLFRRVGQKLSFLVRVQARAIKLSPGSSHMMTGSIVWSDGKHSVTSPLLVTMQQPL